From the Hevea brasiliensis isolate MT/VB/25A 57/8 chromosome 15, ASM3005281v1, whole genome shotgun sequence genome, one window contains:
- the LOC110663838 gene encoding uncharacterized protein LOC110663838 isoform X2: MNNYSRRSDEEEKGLLWKLPEVRFKDFGKAGPAFGLGAGCGVGFGVGLIGGVGLGPGIPGLQMGFGFGAGCGIGYGFGYGVGRGVAHDENRRYSNVGKFFHGPGNLPTQEILLLQAKDRLLRPLFSFAGLLNSSCCSC; the protein is encoded by the exons ATGAACAATTATAGCAGAAGAAGTGACGAAGAGGAAAAGGGTTTACTCTGGAAGCTTCCAGAAGTGAGGTTTAAGGACTTTGGGAAGGCCGGCCCCGCTTTTGGCCTCGGCGCCGGCTGCGGCGTCGGCTTCGGCGTCGGCCTCATCGGAG GAGTTGGGCTGGGTCCTGGGATTCCTGGTCTACAAATGGGTTTTGGGTTCGGTGCTGGATGTGGAATTGGCTATGGATTTGGGTATGGGGTGGGTAGAGGCGTAGCTCATGATGAGAATCGGAGATACTCTAATGTCGGCAAGTTCTTCCATGGTCCAGGAAATCTTCCAACCCA AGAGATATTGCTCCTTCAAGCGAAAGACAGATTATTGAGACCATTATTCTCATTTGCTGGTTTATTGAACTCCTCTTGTTGTTCCTGTTGA
- the LOC110663838 gene encoding uncharacterized protein LOC110663838 isoform X3, producing MNNYSRRSDEEEKGLLWKLPEVRFKDFGKAGPAFGLGAGCGVGFGVGLIGGVGLGPGIPGLQMGFGFGAGCGIGYGFGYGVGRGVAHDENRRYSNVGKFFHGPGNLPTQQRSQG from the exons ATGAACAATTATAGCAGAAGAAGTGACGAAGAGGAAAAGGGTTTACTCTGGAAGCTTCCAGAAGTGAGGTTTAAGGACTTTGGGAAGGCCGGCCCCGCTTTTGGCCTCGGCGCCGGCTGCGGCGTCGGCTTCGGCGTCGGCCTCATCGGAG GAGTTGGGCTGGGTCCTGGGATTCCTGGTCTACAAATGGGTTTTGGGTTCGGTGCTGGATGTGGAATTGGCTATGGATTTGGGTATGGGGTGGGTAGAGGCGTAGCTCATGATGAGAATCGGAGATACTCTAATGTCGGCAAGTTCTTCCATGGTCCAGGAAATCTTCCAACCCA